AGTGCTATCCCCGAGAGGACGCTGAAAAGGACCCCGATCAGACGGGGGAGGTCCGGATGTATGTTGGCAAGCCCCTTGGTGGGGATCCACCATCCGAGATAGATGAGCCCGACCAGAAGAAGGCAGGTGCCCCCCATCAGGGCCACGAAGATCCTCTTCTTGGGCGGTTGCGGAGGCGATGCGGTTCCTGTCAAGCTGCTACCTCTTTCCGTTCAAGTCGTACACCCGGCTCCATCTTGCAGCCGGCCAAAAATTGCGCCGCGTCGAGCCGCTTCTTCCCTTCAAGCTGCAGCTCTTCGATAACGACGCTCCCGCTGCCGCAGGCGACCGTGATCCCGTCGCGCCCCGCGCAAAGGACAACCCCCGGCTCTCCCCCCTCGCTGGAGGTCCGCACCCGGTACACCTTCAGGAGCTTGTCGCCGAGATAGCTGTAGGCGCCGGGCCACGGAGTCATGCCGCGCACCAGGTTCTTCACCGCAACCGCGTCCCTGCTCCAGTCGATGAGGCCGTCCTCCTTCTTGAGGATCGGCGCGTAGCACGACAGGTCGTCGCACTGCGGCTCCGGCTGCAGCTCCTCCTGAACCAGGGCATCCAGAGTCTCCGCGAGGGCGTCGGCGCCGATCTGCGCCAGCCGATCGTGCAGGCTCTGGGTATCCTCGTCCGGGTCGATCGGGGTGGTCTTCTTGAGGAGCATGTCCCCGGTATCGAGCCCCACGTCCATGAGCATGGTGGTGACACCGGTCTCCTGCTCGCCGTTCACGATGACCCAGTTAAGCGGCGCGGCGCCGCGGTAGCGCGGGAGGAGTGAGGCGTGGACGTTGATGCAGCCGTAGCGGGGGATGTCGAGAAGCGCCTTTGGCAGGATCTGCCCGAAGGCCACCACCACGATCAGATCGGGGGCGAGAGTCCGGATCTCCTCTATCGCCTCGGGGTGGCGCACCTTCACCGGCTGCAGGACAGGGATACCAGCCCCTTCGGCAAGGACCTTCACCGGCGGCGGGAGGGTCTGCTGCCCCCTCCCCTTCGGGCGGTCCGGCTGGGTCACCACCGCGACGACGTTCTCGCCGCGGTCGATCAGCTTTTGCAACGTGGGACAAGCGAAACCGGGGGTTCCCATGAAGATGATACGAAGTCCTGTCATTCGACTTCCTTATCTTCGAGGAGGCGGGACTGCCGCTTGCGGAACATGCTGCGCTTCAGAGGGGAGAGGTGATCCACAAAGAGGACACCGTCCAGATGGTCGATCTCGTGCTGGAAGGCGATCGCCAGGAGGCCGTCGGCGCGGTAGGTGACCTCTTCCCCTTCCAGGTTGAGGGCCTTCGCCACGACGCGGGCATGCCTGCGCACGTTCGCTGCGTACTTCGGCACCGAAAGGCACCCTTCCTCTTCGTACGACTCACCTTCGGCGTGGACTATGACCGGATTGATGGCCACTATCAGGTCCGAAGGCTCGTCCTGCCCAGAGATGTCGATCACCACGACGCGCTGGTGCACCCCGATCTGCGGTGCGGCGAGGCCGACCCCGGGGGCAGCGTACATGGTCTCAGCCATGTCGCGGACCAGTTCCCTTATCTTGTCATTTATCACCGTTACCGGATGCGACAGCTTTTTCAGCTCCGGGTCGGGATAGGTAAGAATAGTGCGTATCATAACTGTCCTTTTCGTCGGTTTGAGCTCGAAACACTATATACAAGTTGGTGCTGAAAAATCAATTCTATTCCTCATGAAGGAACCGGCCTGCGCCTTTGCAAGGAGGGTGCGGAACTGCAGTTAAAACGGGGAGTGAATATCACACAGCAATTTTAGCATTGCAGCAAGGGGACAACCTTGGTAAGCTCACATCCGCCTCTTCGGCACGTTACATCGGCAGCGGGCGGAGGATTGCCGCAAACACCTTCAACACAGCATCTCATGGAGATACAGAGGAATGAGCGAAACAGGAAGAGGCAAGGAACTCGGAGCACGCCTGCGCAGCGCGCGGCTCGCCCTGGGGCTGACCCAGAAGGAGTTCGCAGCTTCGCTCGGCATCGTACAGGGGTTTTTGAGCGGCATAGAATGCGGCAAGAAATACCCTTCCGATACCCTCCTCATTGCGCTCACCCACTGCTACGGCATCAATGCCGGGTGGCTGTCGGACGGGTCCGGGGAGATGTTTTCCGGTCGCGCGCCCGCCCCGCGGCACAAGGGGATAGCGCCGCTGCTGCACACCATACCGGAGGAGTTCCCCCCGGCAGCGGCGGGTGCTGAGTACGTCACCCTCCCCAACCTTCCCGACGGGTGCTATGCCATCGTATGCTACGGCGACTTTATGGCGCCGACCATCCGGGATGGGGATCTCGTCATCTTCGCCCCGGAAGGGGAAAAGAAGAGCGGCGACATCCTCCTTGTCAACAATCGCTGGGGGGAGCCGATCCTGCGCAGGTTCCGGGTGAAGGGGGAGCAGGTGTACCTGGCACCGGACAACCCCTCCTATGCCCCTTTCATCCCCGACGCCGGCACCCGCACCATAGGCGTGGTCGTGGAGGTATGGCGCAAGGTGCGAATCTGAGCTACGCCTCCCCTTTGTAGTACTGCATCGCCGAAACCGGGCCCCGAAGCTCCCCCTTCAATCTCCCCCTCACGCCCCCCTCCCCCCGTCGTCCCCTCCGGCTGAGTATTTTAAAGACCACTAACTTTTGTAGTTGAAAAGAGCCGCAGCCTCCGGTATTTTAGCGCCCACTAACGTTGGGGGCGCCAGAGCAGCGAAGCCCTTGGGACGCATCCACCCGGCAGACGAAAGTAGACCAAGTGAAGCAGCTCGTTCAAACCGTGTGAGGGGGGACCTGACATGACGGGGAGCGCACGCAGGGAAAGAGGTCTTTCGGAAAAGGTGGCACTGGCGGTAAAGGCGGTTTTTGTGGCGATCATCGGGTCGGCACTGCTGCGGCTCAGCTCGGCCGGACCTCCGTGGGGGGGACTCACAATGGTAGGGGCCCTATCGGTGGTCATGCTCGCGTTGGCAGCGTGTCTCGACAGAGCGCAGTGCGCAGATGACCGCGCTCGGAAGAGTCGCACCCTTGCCCCGACCGGGACTCGCCCTTCCTGACGATGCGCGATTCGGAACCCGCATCAGCAGGCGGGGGAACAGACGCCGGATCAGCAGAATCTATCAGCAAATTCTAACACTTCCACATCAATCTCTTCCCCGCATTTCCTTGACACTCCCAGAGCAGGCAGGTACGATAATATTAACAATGGCACATAATGAGCAGCGGGAACGGGGGAATCTCCCGGGACCGGGCGCTGTTGTTAAAGTGGCTGTTAATTTGCTGAGAAAATGGTTTTCAGGAGGCAGTCAGCAAGATGATTACTCCAACACTTCAAACCTCAGCCGCGCACCGCGGGCTCCATGGAGGCTTGCCGGAGCTCGCAGGAAGCGGCTTTAAAAACAGACAACCCTCATGTGCGAGGCGTTGTACCGAGCCCGTTGTGACGGCTGCAACAGCATCAAGGATGTGGGAACCGGACATAACGGACGGTTAAGGATTAGGCATGCTAATCGAACAGTTGATGAAAAAGGCCGAGCAGGACCATGATTCGGAACATGACTGGGACGCCTATTATCGATGGCTTTATAGTGAGTTAGCCGGACGCGAGGCGACTGACATGAAGTTCTGGATCTGCAAAAATTGCCTGACGGTCAATGTTTTCTTCCCGCCTGCACGCTACGGCAAGTGCCGTGACTGCAAGCTCATCTACATGGCCTGACGTCGGGCCAATGAGGTCGTACAGCGGCTGCCTAAAGGCAGCCGCTGACGGCTTCAGCCATGATTTTCGTCTTCCCTCTCGCGCGCCTTCTGCCGCGCCTCCCGCTCCAGGCGGCGCCTGCGGCGCCCCCCCAGCATCGTCTCCTCGACGGCGATAGCCACACAACATATTAGAAAGATCAGGCACAGAACGCCGAGTATCTTGAACCAGATCATAGAACCTCCTTTCGTCGACTTCGTGGACTTGGTGCGTCGTGGACGATCGCTGCGGGTGCATCAGGTGGAGAGCTGGTTTCTTCCTTTCTGCTTCGCGCGGTACAGCGCCTTGTCCGCGGCTTTCAACACCTCGGCGGCGCTGCGCACGTCGAGGGCGGAACTTGCCACACCTATGCTGATCGTCACCGATACTGTCTTCCCCCCACTACCCCCACCGGAGCTCTTGCGCTGCGCCACCCCCTGCGACTGCTCTTTCGGCCGCTCCGTGCTCCGCAGACGCAACTGGTACGAGCCGATCGCCTGACGCAGCTCTTCCAGGTGCGGGGTGACTTCCTTCACTTCCTTCCCTGGGAAGAGTATGGTGAACTCCTCCCCGCCGTACCGGTACGGCTTTCCACCCCCCTTTACCGTCAGCAACTTCGCCCCCACCATCCTGAGTACCTGATCCCCCACGTCATGACCGTACGTATCGTTGAAACGCTTGAAATGGTCGACGTCCAGCATCGCCACCGTGTACTTTCGCCCGAGCCCCATGGTGTGCTCGTTCAGCGCCCGTCGCGACGGGAGCCCCGTCAGGTCGTCGCTGAAGGCCATGCTGTGTGAATCCTGCAAAACGGCGACGCTCAGAAGAATCGCTGCTGCGGCGACGAAGAGCGCGGGGGTGTAAGGGGTGCCGATGCGGTCGCAGGCGATGGCTGTGGCGATGAGAGCCCCCAGAAGCGCGGCGTCTATCGGGTATCGCCTCTTCACCGCGCGGATGGAGACGAGAAAGCCTGCGATCAGAAAGGAGAAGAAACCTGACTGCGGCAGCGTGAGGTGACCGAGCCCCGCGAAGATCGGACGCGCCAGGAGATCGGGAATCGCAGCATAGTCCTGACGAAACCTCGCTACCCAAAAAAGCGCCACCACCTGCGCAATCAGAAAGGCGAGGCGCAGTTTCCCTGCATGGGTGAAGATGCCGCGCTCCCGCATGAAACAAAAGAGCGCGAAGTCGAGCGGGATGAGGATACAGACGCCGATATAGAGCGTGCGCGCCCCGTATTGCATGAGATCGGGCTGCAAGGTGTTGCGCCAGAGGAGGTAAAAGAAGGCAAGCACAAGGAGGGAGAAGAAGACGCGGCCGCGCTTGAAGGAAAGACTGAGGGCGAGTCCGGCGGCGATGGCGAGATAGGGGGCCTGGAAGGCAAGTTCCCTCTGTGGAGCGGGAAGAAGCGGAACCCTCTGCAGCGCGGCAAAAGCGAGGCACAACAGGAGACAGGGGAGCACCAGGACGCTCAATCTTTTAACGAGAACATACGGCAAGACTACGGGGTCTCCTGCAATGCCACCCGGGGCTCTGCTACTGACGCGGGATCCCGGACGGGATCCCCATGGGAGTTGCGACAACAATGTTCTTTTCAGAAAAGCGGAGGGCGCGTACGCCCCATCACGTCACGGGGGAGCCGCGCACTTCGCGCTTGCCAGCCCCGGTTCCCTCTGCTATGAAAGGAGCCTGCGTAAGATACCATCATGGCAACCAAGATGGTAGAAAAAATGACTGCGAGCCCCCGGCAGCGGGAGGTTTGCAGCGAGGGAGGGGTGATGATTGTCATCGACC
The DNA window shown above is from Geomonas sp. RF6 and carries:
- the fmt gene encoding methionyl-tRNA formyltransferase — encoded protein: MTGLRIIFMGTPGFACPTLQKLIDRGENVVAVVTQPDRPKGRGQQTLPPPVKVLAEGAGIPVLQPVKVRHPEAIEEIRTLAPDLIVVVAFGQILPKALLDIPRYGCINVHASLLPRYRGAAPLNWVIVNGEQETGVTTMLMDVGLDTGDMLLKKTTPIDPDEDTQSLHDRLAQIGADALAETLDALVQEELQPEPQCDDLSCYAPILKKEDGLIDWSRDAVAVKNLVRGMTPWPGAYSYLGDKLLKVYRVRTSSEGGEPGVVLCAGRDGITVACGSGSVVIEELQLEGKKRLDAAQFLAGCKMEPGVRLERKEVAA
- a CDS encoding GGDEF domain-containing protein, translated to MPYVLVKRLSVLVLPCLLLCLAFAALQRVPLLPAPQRELAFQAPYLAIAAGLALSLSFKRGRVFFSLLVLAFFYLLWRNTLQPDLMQYGARTLYIGVCILIPLDFALFCFMRERGIFTHAGKLRLAFLIAQVVALFWVARFRQDYAAIPDLLARPIFAGLGHLTLPQSGFFSFLIAGFLVSIRAVKRRYPIDAALLGALIATAIACDRIGTPYTPALFVAAAAILLSVAVLQDSHSMAFSDDLTGLPSRRALNEHTMGLGRKYTVAMLDVDHFKRFNDTYGHDVGDQVLRMVGAKLLTVKGGGKPYRYGGEEFTILFPGKEVKEVTPHLEELRQAIGSYQLRLRSTERPKEQSQGVAQRKSSGGGSGGKTVSVTISIGVASSALDVRSAAEVLKAADKALYRAKQKGRNQLST
- a CDS encoding LexA family protein: MSETGRGKELGARLRSARLALGLTQKEFAASLGIVQGFLSGIECGKKYPSDTLLIALTHCYGINAGWLSDGSGEMFSGRAPAPRHKGIAPLLHTIPEEFPPAAAGAEYVTLPNLPDGCYAIVCYGDFMAPTIRDGDLVIFAPEGEKKSGDILLVNNRWGEPILRRFRVKGEQVYLAPDNPSYAPFIPDAGTRTIGVVVEVWRKVRI
- the def gene encoding peptide deformylase — encoded protein: MIRTILTYPDPELKKLSHPVTVINDKIRELVRDMAETMYAAPGVGLAAPQIGVHQRVVVIDISGQDEPSDLIVAINPVIVHAEGESYEEEGCLSVPKYAANVRRHARVVAKALNLEGEEVTYRADGLLAIAFQHEIDHLDGVLFVDHLSPLKRSMFRKRQSRLLEDKEVE